Below is a genomic region from Rhododendron vialii isolate Sample 1 chromosome 5a, ASM3025357v1.
tttaaaaagggacggagggagtaagtgtTATCCCAAACAATTGGAATCGGCTAAATCAAAGTCCATCCAACATAAATTGCAGTCACTTATGTAGGATACTTGATACCCAATGATGTCAGTCCTTGTTTGAGAACATCATGTTCATAGAAGAAACAAACTCTGATCTTAGAGTCAACCTccttacaaaagctcagcaaCAGTACAGTAAACATCCCAAGTAGTCTTTGTAAATCAGATTCAAAATATTGGTCTAATCTTATTATTATAGCACGCATCAAGCCAAAATTGCCGGTTAACATAAATCCCACAAAAAAAAGCTAGTTGAAAATACGAAAAATCAGATATAATTATCACTGACGAGGCCCCTCACAAATTTAAAGTTGCACACAATCGCAATAGCTTTTTGTAACCCTGGTGGTTAAGCTTTGAGCCGTCCATAGAACTTGCCCTTCTCACCTGATGTCTGGAACCGACCATGTCCAAACTTAGAAGAGGAATCGACAAACTTGAGATTGATAGTCTCCATCTCAACCCTAGATGTCTGTGCAATCAGGGACTGCCTCAAGGTCACAACACGCTTCTTCGGTCCCACACAGCAACCCTTTATCATCAGGAAATCATCCTTCACCACACCGTAGTGTGGAAATCCTCCCATTGGTGTTATATCCTTCTTAGTCCTGAAAATTaacagggaaaaaaacaatATAGACGGCCCGACTAAAATCAATATCAATAAGAATTCCGAAAGAACCGTGGCGAAACTTTGAAGTTCGAACTACTATATATGTAAACTGTCAGGTCTTATGTCAATGCTAAAACCAAATTGATTCTCAAAACATTCAGGGTAGCTCCAAATCGTTGGTACCTTGCTAGCATCTGAAACGTCATTGGAGGTAATATGATCGTGTAAAGCGAGCCAAGATTGCTTTCAAGAAATCGGAAACATCTTCCAGGATTTCAACTAGCTTaatattttgaatttcaaaatagGAATCACGGAAAAAAACTACATACtgtcaaaagccaaaaactgATAATAAGAGGGAGAAGAGCCTTATAAAGAAGAGCTTCTGACCTGTCAAACTCGGTGATGGCAGAATGAGACTCCAGACCAATCTTGCCAAGCTTATAGATCTTCTTGTTCATCTCTGTTCGATGATGGTAGCCATTCTGCCCAGCCCTAGCAACAGTAAATGACACCCTAGCAGGATGCCAGGCACCAATACATGCTACCTTGCGGAGCCCACGGTGGGTCTTGCGGGGGAGGCGGGTTACCCCCCACCTAGTCACCACACCCTCGTAACCTTTACCCTTGGTAACCCCAATAATATCAATCATCTCATCTTTCTGGAACACAGCGTCCACAGGAACCTGCTTTTCAAAAAAGCTGGAAGCATAATCAACCTTCTCAGCAACATCACCTCCGTTGATCTGAATCTCCATCAGGTGGGCCTTCTTCTGCTTAAGACCCTTCATCTTTCGAAtctaaaaccaaaacaaaaattaccaCGTCATCTATGAAATCGTATGGGTAGTGAGAGGAAATGGTTGAAAAGTccgagaaaaatgaaattactCAGGGAGTAGAAGTTGAACCCAACTATACACTATGCATCACAACATCCAGATCTAAAGACCAGAAGAAGCAGGTTGTGTACATGCTAAGGTCCACAGACTCCACACCATAGTTGCATGACGCGAGAGTGGATAAGGACATAGCAGAGTCTAAGATTATGAGGACCTATGGAACCTATTACATTCTTCTATGAAAAAACAATATAATCTAAAGGATATTGATCTTCCAACTTAGCTGTGCTATATACCTTGAACTATTGATATATAAGGCAAATTGCAAGTCATTTCTTAGACTATTTGAACAATTGTTGTGCAAGTATCACATAAAAGACTGTCCGAAAAGTTTCCTTTCTGTTTAAGACTGCTGGACCTATCCTCATTGGGAGCAAGATATTGCCACAAGCGGAGCGGAAAGGTGGTTTGAAGCGAAGCCCCCGTAGCAAGATCATGCAACTAAACTCCACGCAAGACACTAGAGTTAATCTTACATCCTGCTGAAAAAGCACAGACCatgaaaagtgaaatacctGGGTATGAGCCAAAACACGTATCACATTACAGTACTTCTTCAATTTCTCAAACTGAGCCTGAATGTCCTTTTTCCCTTCATCAGTTTCATACTTCTTGGAATACTTAGTGAAAGCCTTTTTCTTAGACTTGCACCAATTCTTGTAGAATCTCCTCTTAACCTCCTCACTGAGATGCTGGGCCCAAACAGTATTAAGAGAGCGGAGTCCACGAGGTGTTTTGATATAACCAACAACCCCAACAACCACCATTGGTGGAGTTTCAACAATCGTCACAGCTTCACAAGTTTCCTTTTTGTGAAGCTCTGCGCGAAAGGGACTTCATCAGTTACACAAACAATAtacaaaccaaatgaaaaatagAATCCTGCACGTCATATTTCCTTCCATGCAAGTGATAGGACCATCACTACTTCATCACTTCAAGTGAATGGGATTGAAGTGATTTATTCTACATACCACAGTCCCCTCGTGCAAGTTCATGATGAACTGATAATGAAAAACCTAATGCCATGAGAGAATATGGAAATACAGGCATAGATGTGTCCAAATACAAGGGCAACAGAATCAAGTAAGAAAAGGAAACCACATAAgcacaaacttcaaactttaaTGCTGGTTATCTCCTAGGAAATCATTGCCATACAAATACTCCCCCCATCTTACCCACCTAATAGCTAAAGGAGGGGATAAGGAAGGTATGAGAAGGGGGGCATCCATGCCATGAAAGTTTACAAATGGGAAGCCCATGGAGCATACAAACATAGATCCATCCTTTCCCCATTACGCAAAAACAGGTTAGTCTACAATGAAATGATCACTGCCCACATTAAACTCACTTGATCCAGGCTTTTCAACTTCTCTAACAATATGTGTCATTCCAGCCTTGTATCCCATGAATGCAGTCAACCTGCAGGGCTTAGATGGGTCATCTTTGGGGAAGCACTTCACTGCATTAACAACCAATTGGGCAAAAGTCAGGAATTGAAGGCACCTTCATATATTTCAATACACAAGAAAAAACTGAGATCCCATACGAAAAGGAATCGGTTAGGTTAATCCCCATTATAGAGCTTAATTGCATTCATTAGTCATTACAATAACATGTCAAAATCAACAATCCTTAGGCACACAACGATTCCCAATAAGATTCAAGATATTCGTAGTATTAGTACATCAGAATTATGAAAACACAAACCCTTCAGTTACTTATGTATCCACATCTTCCCACgccccctttctctttctccttttcttttgtttgtggCATTTTTTTCCTAGGAAGAATGGAAATTTAGCGAGTGATTATGCCGCCAACTTTAACCTTTCTCAAAAAAACCCCAGCAAGTTTTTTTCCCAATGTGCTGCCTATTTTGGCTTCAGCAGCTTAATTTTGTCTTTCAGATGTGTATTCTATGCAAATGTCATTGGAGTCCCAATTCTTTTGGGGCCCAATTTAAGGGTTAGCTATGGGCCTAAGAACTTTAAGTACTGGCATGGTGAGTATCCACCCCCGACCCTTGCACATGTTACCAAGAGGAAGACCCTAACAATTGTAATATAGTCAATCCATCACTTCAGTAAGTAATCTACTGCAATTCAGGGAAAGACATAGAGGAAGGACTTGcaacaaattcaaaataacATCTAGACTACCTAGTACTTAGGCCTCAAATGTTAAACTCTACTAAAGGGGTGATACAGACCATATGTCTGTGCATACTAGTTTAACTTAGATATAACAGAAACACCAACTGAAGCAAGTCAAAGAGtacaaggaaaataaaaaccttTCCCACGGTGGCGAGCAGCCCTTTTCCTTGGAAGAAATCCCAAGGAGCCATGTCTTGGGTGCTCAAACTTACGATGAGACATAATGCTTTTCTTGCAATTTATCTGCAAAACTCATGAAGTTGTTACTAATAAAATCGCCTTGCACAAAGAATAAGGAAATAAACTTACAGGCAAACACAAAATATGTCTCTCGCTACCTAAAGGGATGGGAGATTCCAAGGCCCCCCTACTATAACAAGTGTCAAGACATAATATGAACATTACAGCATACTATTGTGCAGTGAACCATCATAGAATTATTATGTATCTGGTTTGAGAAAGAGTAAAAGGCTTCACCCAGGCGCTGAAACAAATGATACTCAAACACACAAGTAAAAGTCTTGAATCTTGATCACCAAACTGGACTAAAAATATTACACACCTACACGCACCATTATAATTATTCTCTTTTATAACCATAAAACAAAAATTGCAAATCATCACGAATAAGGAATTTGAGTTGGCTGTaaatttgatttgatgggcaaaaattccacacaaaaaaaaacactattcacaaataagaaaatttaGTGCAccgaaaaaataagataatctTTGACCAGCAAATACAGATTTTACCAACAGTTCCAGAGAACAAGTATAAACGCTCCCTTACCAAAGGCCTATGGCATAAATTATGCCAATTCTCAAGCTCATTGGTATTTCTTCCCAATTACCCGAACTAGGTATTGGAAAAAGAGCCCTTTTGAGACTCCAGCCTTGATTCGAGATAGATTTGGGAGACCGCTTACACTGTCATGGAAAGTGGCAACATCAACATATCTACCACAGCCAAAGCACTCAATACAATCTTTGAAATCTTATACATATCACTAACGAAGCTTGAAAAGGAGGAAATATGGacaaaatgtcaatttttaagaaaagaagacaaaataTGCGGGCATAATTCCGTAAGACAAATATAAGTTTGAAATGATCAATACAAATAGGCCAATCAATTATAATGTACATTTACATACTTCACAATATAAAATATCAGCATATGCACATACAGGCAATAAATAgcagacaaaaaacaaaataattaaggattaaattcaaaacaaaacatgCGTGATATTGAAAATGCTACAGATCCGTCAATTAAGCAGGTACAAATGTGTATCTGTAGGGATAGGTAAGGCATAAATGCGGTACTAAAATTCATCTATTGAAAGAAGAAACCAATCACTGAAGCTATACACACGCTAAACTCCCATACAACGTAATTCGATGGCTAAAACTATTAGATTAACGTAAGCAAAACACTAATCCTCAAAGTGTTCTCTGATTGGCAGCTGAGAAAATGCACAAAACCAATTAACATAAACGAATAACGAGATATTTACATTTGTATGCAAGGAAATTAGATAAATTTAAACTTGTACTAGTAGAAGCACGGATCGAtttttagaacaaaaaataaaaactaacatCAGATTAAAAATCAAGGACAACCATAAACCCATGGAACAGAAACCAAAGAAGGCTCCCTTTCCCTCCGCTTTGACGGCAGCCAAAAGGTATAAATTCGATTAGACATCAGAAAACATTGAAAGATGTTACCTCCAATCTGAGCGGCGAgcgagcgagcgagagagagagagatggaagaaaCGCGCAGACGTGCCGCAGGAGTAGTTCTGAGAAACCCTAGGTTTGTATTTATAGTATTTTCTGTGAATGAATTGGACGGCACGATTTAGATCAATGGTTGATAGCAGCCGTAGGATACAGTgcaattgctagccgtagttgtGCTGATGCGCTGAGGGCTTCAAAAGTCGAATAgtaatttcttctttttgtttttattctaatttttatttatttattaattttgaatcaaatttttatactccttccgtcccttttttagagtccagtatttcattttgggttgtcccttaataagtgtccattttgtaaagttagtgggtaaaaattggttcattgtctattttacccctaaaagtagatttctttttgaaaagtaaatgagtaaaagtgtaatgatgatgggtaagtatggaaagtggagaaaaaagttgatgtgaaaggtataatgatgatgtctttttaataagttggaattacgaagcaggacacttaaaaagggacggagggagtaacttatttatttatatttcggcgaaaggaatcaaaaaagtaaaaaaatttaatcgaaACTTGTCACACCctagattttcaacataaatataaagagattttcataaacaaaaccTCACATTAATccgtacaataccccaaaatagtTCGACATTTCCTTTTCCATAATTACACCTCCAAGTCCAAGGATTTTCCAAATAGTAcatcatcggctcaacggccccaaaaccaacaaaagtttCTAGTGTTCAAGAGTTAAAGTTTACAATATCCTCAAATCAAAATAAtatcaaatgaagttacaaatacatcttccaaaaaggtgatttacaaagatgactaaGGTCTTCAAGTTAGCTTTCAAAGGAATGTCCACACCcaagcactccaagcatgcaacTACTGCCCTAGGTTAGTACCTAAAATTGATGTAAGGTTTGAGTTATATTAGCCCAGTAGAAaactctaatctaacaatgtatgcataTGAAATGTAGGGATGATCACAAGATGAACAATGATGACGAGATCCGATGAATGGACAATAATAGCAATCCAATTCCAACCGCTCGTTTCCAAAACCAATCATGTGTTTCAACGAATAACCTTTGAAAGCATCATATGTCAAGGTGTGTCTCGTACTTGTGTCATGAGCTGAAGCCcttgccgggccaattaaaagACCCTGATGTCTTCTGCCAGGCACCTTACCCATAGGGTGGTCCTGAAGTATCCAATACGAGCATATTGCTCCTGCCAGACCAATTAAAGGATCTCGATGTCCTCTACCAGACACTCACCCGTCGATGAGTCCTGAAATGTTCTTGTCATGTTTGTAAAATTTTCGAAATCCTTTTATCGCCATGTTCATACCATTCAAACCCAACTTTGATTCACAAAGTATTTTGTGAAATCATATCCAAATGAGCATTAAAGTTATGCTAAATGTCCGATGAAGTCATTAAACACGAGTAATCAAGTTAAGGGTCATTTgggaggtgttttgggtaagttggaagtgattgggaaccaaaacggtaaaaaatgaagaaaaatagtGAAAGCTGGAAATAAGCAACATGTATTGATACCTAGGacaaaaggtatcgataacaagtgattttctgggCTTTGAAACAcgaaggtatcgataacaatactAAAGGTATCAATAACAATTCAAATCGAGTAGATTTTCAGCtgattttcatgggtttctcaACAGCAACAACGTCAACAAAAACAACGATCAATAGCAAGAATCAAACTAtaagaaacaagtcataaacatatattgcaagttagaactccctacctcaagattgaagaacaaaatcaaagagctcttgtaacgcccccaaattctgggtacgttaatgaggcattacataataaagagagtctgactcattattatatcataaatacatcaatagtaaagggtacatttattcaacaaggaaggaaacttgtaacaactccgatttttagtaaataaaaatctcgttgttatttcaaattctttattttctcttgaatgaCTTATTGATTTCTTGTTAACTTCCGTTAAACCGTCATAAGTTAGATTATGGTCCGTGGTTAGTTTTCGACTAGAaaaccctacttggccaattTAGTTAGATTCTtaccaactagttggaggaaccaagcaaccaagcTCACCTAGTTCCTAaatgaaccttttgcctttacccattggtcaatagaagttagggtaatctttgtccattggttattaaccataagggaaattattatccattggataatagccctaatcttcctactaagtacaaggatcctattAAATATTCAAGGattgatttcccatgtacttttaagcattagaatatgtgggtgaatctaaaccctagatttttagtaCCCTAGTCAATagattagtactagtacttttattataatctaatgggaAAATCTTAGGCTATATATTCTTGGTACCTAGGTGTAAATAGGCATGTGTACAtttatacaatattatatatgggTATAGATTTCCTAGAGTACactatttattagtttaatgggaacatgtgtctaattaggattgtttaatggttattggatttggaagaatcttgtacttttgtacttttatattattatacgcatatatatctatataagtgtacttgagagagagggagagagacagagagagagattgccgagagagagagagagaaggaaagaagaaagattgggttgtacATGCATTGATCACCATAatcttcttacatcttttcaaatccttggtgatatcttcttcctagccaaaaatctatcctctcattgtccttctatgtttgtttaaagaccaaatcttgtacaaattCTCCTTccatccaccaaatcttccaaaaatcccatccaaggtacacaatctagccatgcaagcctaggtagccccatgacctaacccatcaagctttcaatcaagcttgacatttGAAAGATTgagatagggagagagagagggggggccggcctttagagagagagaaggagctcaagttttggctataaatagagccacccccatgccattcaactcacacctttccaatcttcaagaaatcctttgttcttgctttgttcttcttgttcttgagttcttcttgtgttcttcaagaaactcatccaaagccgccactaaaccgccacccgaccacccttcgatccataaagtagagtagtgttagtcaagaagaagtttcaagagaaaccattctctttcgaagctcccgaaggcataccgtaggaagttactccgtccgaccaccgactaaccttccgtagccgactaccgccaagaagtaaggtaggaattccttatctctattcctaagtataatgtaggtacccatacttactcgatgaatacgtaggttatttaccatgtgaatccaagtattcgtattttgatgtTTAAAGGAGTTATGAACGTGCTTACTTAAATTGCTAGCATTACTTGTGGTGTAAAATAGAGTTGGTTTACGATGAATGATTCATACTTACTTTTGTCCTatcacggagtctatgcatgaagacgagacacgagaaccacgaaagtagaaacatgactcCTAGGGTgaggttaatgaaaggaaatgtattccgaggaaggaaatattttgaaactacataatgatcggttttgggtggcattatgtgagttgtgtgtgtgtgtgccaatgggaacccggtgcggcagaaccattgtgaggatactcgggaacccggaacggcggaaccgaggttgggtgtgtggcttggtcatccgcggagaggagcgaatgtaattgtgtgccaatgggaacccggtgcgtcggaaccattgtgaggatactcgggaacccggaacggcggaaccgaggttgggtgtgttgaacaaaagatttttgaaaggttgaacgATATATGAAAaggatgacacggtctacgacgagtcgtgTAGGAGAAGCACGTAAagacatggacaccaacgctaatcaatgaatgtggatgtgttattgttatttGTTGACGTTCATCTTATGTATTATGTTGAATCGTCTGTAagtttaaggttggtgggtaaggtttatcctattgagcgttgtagctcacggtgttgcctttttggtatccctgacatattatattggtggtgacgcaggtataatgtgtcagacctcatagacgaacagggtgagctgtacactctggaggctttcggagcagaggagcttgctaggatggaagagcaagcagaagagtagtattaggaaccctagcttcctcttttgttgaataaatgtaccttttttattttgatgtAACAGACTctcttatttttgtaataaaatttcctatttaacgttcccaaaaatcggggtgttacagcttggtatcaaagctttaggttcaaaacctcggccatgggtaaaatgggtagaaccacgagatagttTTACCGTCGcgcaaacgtgaattgagtttaattttaccgtcccaaattgggtggaattttgacaaaacaatcttcggattgaagcaaggtgtggaaattggtagtaccaccgagctggaaattcccgaacaattggatgatgacttaaatcaagaatcaaaaGTGGAACTTAGATTCAGATCTTCTTAAGTATTACTCTGTCATAGGACGTTGCTAATTGAGGTTTTAAAACTCtgtccttgtagatgaatccCTTGAGCACCTTCCAAATCAACCTACTAGCCGAAGCTCGCCAGCTTGCCAGCACCATAAGAACCATGACTAATCAACTAGTGGAAGATCCTTACTTTCCCTATGCTTTTCCCTACACCAACGACTTCTATCAAGAACATGGCACTCTTGTACTTCCCGAGAATGAGGAAGAGGTAGATGAAGCCAAAGCAGTACCTGTCttagtccaaatagcaccccCCAATGATGTACTCCTAATAGAGGGAGGAGACGCTGAAGCAGCCCTCGCCCAAATTCCAATGATACCGCCCATTAACATGATTGCTGGAGAACCTGATGAGAAACCCGAGGAAGATCCGGAAGAAGATCCCGAGGAAGAACCTGTGGAAGAACCTAAAGAGGACCCCGAGGAGTTCAACGACCCCCTAATAAACGAAGCAGATTGGCAGCACTTGATGCAAGCACTAAATCCCGATTGGTCGTCTGACGACGAGGACCTAGAGGTTTGGGGAGATAAGGATGGAGGATCTGACGAGGAGGAGGATCCAGGATGGGTTATGCCCGACTTCATGGATATAACCACCGACCCCGGGGATGTACCACCACCTCCTTACGAGACCGATATTGGAGCATATAGGGTGGAATTCCCAAATATCTTCTAGAATGGTTAAGAAGGTTTAGGTAGTAGTTAGACCCTTTTGTTGTATATAGAAGCAGTAAGGTTGGGCTATTATAAGCCATCTATGTTGTACTCATTTCTATGTTTAATGAAAACTTATGTTTCTATCGGTTATGATCACTGTCTATGTGCACTTGTATTGTGTGTTATTTCCTCCTCCCACCGTTACGTCTAATATATAACTTTTCCTTATTGTAGATATGGATAGCCGTACCTTTGCTGCCCCGATCACCGTAGCAGATCTGTTGTAC
It encodes:
- the LOC131326264 gene encoding large ribosomal subunit protein uL3y-like; its protein translation is MSHRKFEHPRHGSLGFLPRKRAARHRGKVKCFPKDDPSKPCRLTAFMGYKAGMTHIVREVEKPGSKLHKKETCEAVTIVETPPMVVVGVVGYIKTPRGLRSLNTVWAQHLSEEVKRRFYKNWCKSKKKAFTKYSKKYETDEGKKDIQAQFEKLKKYCNVIRVLAHTQIRKMKGLKQKKAHLMEIQINGGDVAEKVDYASSFFEKQVPVDAVFQKDEMIDIIGVTKGKGYEGVVTRWGVTRLPRKTHRGLRKVACIGAWHPARVSFTVARAGQNGYHHRTEMNKKIYKLGKIGLESHSAITEFDRTKKDITPMGGFPHYGVVKDDFLMIKGCCVGPKKRVVTLRQSLIAQTSRVEMETINLKFVDSSSKFGHGRFQTSGEKGKFYGRLKA